One Thermanaerothrix sp. genomic region harbors:
- a CDS encoding histidinol dehydrogenase, protein RDRVSTVLMGVVPAVVAGVPEIFVVSPPRKDGLPDRRILAAAALAGARGVYAMGGAQAIAALARGTEHIPRMDLIVGPGNKYVAAAKRLLYGRVGIDFVAGPTDVLIIWDGTEKADAKRGGGPAATPPEPLRQGEPFKEGNLSSISLVVADLLAQAEHDPDARARLLVPSQKLAEEISQELEEQVQTLPTADIARASLQKGGLMVIYSSKEEAQEIANLIAPEHLELHVSDPESWIEGLYNYGSLFIGSMTAEVLGDYSAGINHTLPTGGTARFTGGLSVRHFLKTQTTLRCTEGKAVSRAYEAAERIARAEGLEAHRRSAALRIKGE, encoded by the coding sequence AGAGACAGGGTATCGACGGTGTTGATGGGGGTTGTCCCGGCGGTGGTGGCGGGGGTCCCTGAGATTTTTGTGGTTTCTCCTCCCCGCAAGGATGGATTGCCGGATCGCCGTATTCTGGCCGCCGCCGCCCTGGCCGGGGCCCGGGGGGTGTATGCCATGGGTGGAGCCCAGGCTATTGCGGCCCTTGCCCGGGGAACGGAGCATATCCCGCGGATGGATCTCATCGTTGGACCGGGGAATAAGTATGTGGCGGCGGCAAAACGCCTGCTGTATGGGCGGGTGGGCATTGATTTTGTGGCGGGCCCCACGGATGTGCTGATTATCTGGGATGGAACAGAAAAAGCTGACGCAAAAAGAGGGGGAGGCCCTGCGGCGACTCCTCCGGAACCCCTTCGCCAGGGGGAGCCTTTTAAAGAGGGGAACCTTTCATCCATCTCTCTTGTTGTGGCGGACCTCCTGGCCCAGGCAGAGCATGATCCCGATGCCCGGGCCCGACTGCTGGTTCCTTCTCAGAAACTGGCGGAAGAGATATCCCAGGAATTAGAAGAGCAGGTTCAAACCCTCCCGACGGCCGATATTGCCCGGGCGTCCTTACAGAAGGGGGGGCTCATGGTGATCTATTCCAGCAAAGAGGAAGCCCAGGAGATAGCTAACCTGATTGCCCCTGAGCACCTGGAACTCCATGTGTCCGATCCTGAGTCCTGGATTGAAGGGCTGTATAACTACGGATCCCTTTTCATTGGGTCCATGACCGCAGAGGTGTTGGGGGACTATTCGGCGGGGATAAACCACACCCTTCCGACCGGTGGAACCGCCCGCTTTACCGGCGGGCTTTCGGTTCGGCACTTCCTGAAAACCCAAACGACCCTCCGATGCACCGAAGGAAAGGCGGTTTCTCGAGCCTATGAAGCGGCCGAGCGGATAGCCCGGGCGGAAGGTCTTGAGGCCCACCGGCGAAGCGCGGCCCTGCGGATAAAGGGAGAATAA